One genomic window of bacterium includes the following:
- a CDS encoding C4-type zinc ribbon domain-containing protein, translated as MKDKIKRDLLVHYQRFYQRHNQNAVSKMLGGVCQSCHVTVPSGRALLVRRGETIEFCESCGAILIYEEEKHVPPTGRGGSA; from the coding sequence GTGAAGGACAAGATCAAGCGCGATCTGTTAGTCCACTACCAGCGCTTCTACCAGCGTCACAACCAGAACGCCGTGTCCAAGATGCTGGGCGGGGTGTGCCAGTCCTGCCACGTCACCGTTCCCAGCGGCAGGGCTCTATTGGTGCGTCGCGGCGAAACCATCGAGTTCTGCGAGAGCTGCGGCGCCATCCTCATCTACGAGGAGGAAAAGCATGTCCCGCCAACGGGTCGGGGCGGCTCGGCTTGA